The Methylacidimicrobium sp. B4 genome contains a region encoding:
- a CDS encoding alpha-1,4-glucan--maltose-1-phosphate maltosyltransferase: protein MEASSTHSWPSDGRRRVVISRILPEIDDSRFPVKRALGETLRVQAHVFSDGHDRIEVRLQYHHQADPEWRELPMRELGNDEWQAEIQLEKLGFYDCQVIAWNDHFVTWLEGFHKKAGAGEEIEVELRIGADLLDAAAQRAPKPDAERLREWAALLRNPSLPLGERGLAARNPALADLARRFPDRSLASVSPFARRILVDPPRALFSSWYELFPRSWASEPGRHGTFTDCLRLLPEIAALGFDVLYLPPIHPIGSHFRKGKNNSVVAGPDDVGSPWAIGAKEGGHKAIHPALGGWEEFHRLQARAKEFGLEIALDIALQCSPDHPYVREHPGWFRWRPDGTVQYAENPPKKYQDIIPFDFECIEWRSLWEELRSIFLFWIDRGVRIFRVDNPHTKPMAFWEWLIADLKAAHPEIVLLSEAFTRPKILYHLAKCGFSQGYTYFTWRTTPAELREYLTELTSPPVREFFRPNFWPNTPDILPAYLQEGDRSTFLQRLVLAATLSSSYGIYGPAFELCVREALVPGKEEYLDSEKYQLRHWDWHAPGHIKAEIARINHIRKTHRALQETNNLRFCDIDNPQLLAYAKASPDRGDVILVVVNMDAHPQSGWVHFPAEEFGIDSRKPFQVNDLLTDTSYTWHDGSNYVRLDPAVWPAHLFWVTQYAPD, encoded by the coding sequence ATGGAAGCTTCCTCGACTCACTCCTGGCCCTCGGATGGGAGGCGGCGCGTCGTCATCAGCCGCATCCTGCCGGAGATCGACGACTCCCGGTTTCCGGTGAAGCGAGCGCTCGGCGAGACGCTCCGGGTGCAAGCGCACGTCTTTTCCGACGGTCACGACCGGATCGAGGTCCGTCTCCAGTATCATCACCAGGCCGACCCCGAGTGGCGTGAGCTACCGATGCGGGAGCTCGGCAACGACGAATGGCAGGCCGAGATCCAGCTCGAGAAGCTCGGCTTCTACGACTGCCAGGTGATCGCCTGGAACGATCACTTCGTCACCTGGCTCGAAGGCTTCCACAAGAAGGCGGGCGCGGGCGAAGAGATCGAGGTCGAGCTTCGGATCGGAGCGGACCTGCTCGACGCGGCCGCGCAGCGGGCTCCCAAGCCGGACGCGGAGCGGCTCCGGGAATGGGCGGCACTCTTGCGCAACCCCTCTCTGCCGCTCGGAGAGCGGGGGCTTGCGGCGCGCAATCCTGCGCTGGCCGACCTGGCTCGGCGCTTCCCCGACCGGAGCCTGGCAAGCGTGTCTCCTTTTGCGCGGAGGATCCTCGTCGATCCTCCCCGGGCCCTCTTCAGCTCCTGGTATGAGCTCTTTCCCCGCTCATGGGCGTCCGAGCCGGGCCGCCACGGGACCTTCACGGATTGCTTGCGGCTCCTGCCGGAAATCGCAGCGCTCGGCTTCGATGTCCTCTACCTGCCGCCGATCCATCCGATCGGCTCGCACTTTCGCAAAGGGAAGAACAATAGCGTCGTCGCCGGCCCCGACGACGTGGGCAGCCCCTGGGCGATTGGGGCGAAGGAGGGAGGGCACAAGGCGATCCATCCGGCACTCGGCGGCTGGGAGGAGTTCCACCGCTTGCAAGCCCGGGCCAAGGAGTTTGGCTTGGAGATCGCGCTCGACATCGCCCTCCAGTGCAGCCCCGACCATCCTTATGTCCGGGAGCATCCCGGCTGGTTCCGGTGGCGGCCCGATGGGACCGTCCAATATGCGGAAAATCCGCCCAAGAAGTACCAGGACATCATCCCCTTCGACTTCGAGTGCATCGAATGGCGATCGCTCTGGGAGGAGCTCCGGAGCATCTTCCTCTTCTGGATTGATCGAGGCGTAAGGATCTTCCGCGTCGACAACCCCCACACCAAGCCGATGGCGTTCTGGGAGTGGCTGATCGCCGATCTCAAGGCGGCTCATCCCGAGATCGTCCTTCTCTCGGAAGCCTTCACTCGCCCCAAGATCCTCTACCACCTGGCCAAATGCGGCTTCTCCCAAGGCTACACCTACTTCACCTGGCGGACGACGCCTGCGGAGCTGCGCGAATACCTCACCGAGCTGACGAGCCCGCCCGTCCGGGAGTTCTTCCGGCCCAACTTCTGGCCCAACACCCCCGATATCCTCCCGGCCTACCTCCAGGAGGGAGACCGCTCGACCTTCCTGCAACGGCTGGTCCTCGCGGCCACCCTCTCCTCGAGCTACGGCATCTACGGCCCCGCCTTCGAGCTCTGCGTCCGGGAGGCCCTGGTGCCCGGGAAGGAAGAATATCTCGACTCCGAAAAGTACCAGCTCCGCCACTGGGACTGGCACGCTCCCGGCCACATCAAGGCCGAGATCGCCCGAATCAATCATATCCGCAAGACCCACCGGGCTCTCCAGGAAACCAACAACCTTCGGTTCTGCGACATCGACAACCCCCAGCTTCTCGCCTATGCGAAGGCGAGCCCGGACCGCGGCGATGTGATCCTCGTGGTCGTCAACATGGATGCCCATCCGCAATCGGGCTGGGTCCACTTCCCGGCGGAGGAGTTTGGCATCGATTCCCGGAAGCCCTTTCAGGTCAACGACCTGCTGACCGATACGAGCTACACCTGGCACGACGGAAGCAACTATGTCCGCCTCGACCCCGCCGTCTGGCCAGCTCATCTCTTCTGGGTGACGCAATACGCGCCCGATTAG
- a CDS encoding phosphotransferase: MPSESDPLAERFWFSAEGRRLAGTLFPPFLLRRRWFAGKARGVEEVWVADAFRLGPREAGLRLLLLQVRFAAGETALFSLPVRLAGEAAGPGLAEGDRIGPLSPSSPQSLWEATGDPLFARALLDLLAEEQERLGPQGILRGRRGPLLAELAAAKELPKDSRLLGREQSNSSLLLGSRLFFKLYRKIEGGPNPDVEVHERLSGVLGFPHLPRYGGRLDYEPQSGPSILLGLLTEAVPHRADAWTLALGAVSEWIRQAGAASPQADSPQEELSHPDWGLLGRRTAEFHLAMAQPTDDPAFRPEPLAQEEVPLFCEEALGLLRRSFGMPHGPPEVPLGLEEERLARLFARIEERLRGILRLPTGLMKIRVHGDYHLGQVLATEDDFVLIDFEGEPERSLAERRRKTLALRDVAGMVRSFHYAALAPLFLQGDAREGRLGRLAAAEGWRRRATRSFLEGYFATADRAPFLPTTPTERVALLDFFVLEKAVYEVGYERNNRPAWVEIPLRGIEELLESGRESEENGNP; the protein is encoded by the coding sequence ATGCCCTCTGAATCTGATCCGCTGGCGGAACGGTTCTGGTTCTCGGCCGAAGGCAGGCGCCTGGCGGGGACGCTCTTTCCTCCTTTCCTGCTCCGGCGCCGCTGGTTTGCGGGAAAGGCGCGGGGGGTCGAGGAGGTCTGGGTGGCCGACGCCTTTCGCCTCGGGCCCCGGGAGGCGGGATTGCGACTCCTCCTCCTCCAGGTCCGCTTCGCTGCGGGAGAGACCGCTCTCTTCTCGTTGCCCGTCCGGCTGGCCGGCGAGGCTGCCGGCCCGGGCTTGGCGGAGGGGGATCGGATCGGCCCCCTCTCCCCTTCCTCGCCGCAGAGCCTTTGGGAAGCGACCGGGGATCCGCTTTTTGCCCGCGCCCTGCTCGATCTATTGGCCGAAGAGCAGGAACGATTGGGGCCCCAAGGGATCCTGCGGGGGAGGAGAGGCCCGCTTCTGGCCGAGCTCGCTGCGGCCAAGGAGCTCCCAAAAGACTCCCGCCTCCTCGGCCGGGAGCAGAGCAACAGCTCGCTCCTCTTGGGAAGCCGACTTTTTTTCAAGCTCTACCGGAAGATCGAAGGAGGCCCCAATCCCGATGTGGAGGTCCACGAACGCCTTTCGGGCGTTCTCGGCTTTCCCCACCTTCCCCGCTACGGCGGACGGCTCGACTACGAGCCGCAGAGCGGCCCCTCGATCCTGCTCGGGCTACTGACCGAGGCGGTCCCCCACCGGGCCGACGCATGGACGCTCGCCCTGGGGGCGGTGAGCGAATGGATCCGGCAGGCCGGGGCGGCTTCGCCCCAAGCGGATTCGCCCCAAGAGGAGCTTTCCCATCCGGACTGGGGGCTTCTGGGGAGACGGACGGCAGAGTTCCATCTGGCGATGGCGCAGCCGACCGACGACCCGGCCTTTCGGCCGGAGCCGCTGGCCCAAGAAGAAGTTCCCCTCTTTTGCGAAGAGGCCTTGGGCCTGCTCCGCCGCTCCTTTGGCATGCCGCACGGCCCTCCGGAAGTCCCGCTCGGCCTCGAAGAGGAGCGGCTGGCGCGGCTCTTTGCGCGCATCGAAGAACGCCTTCGTGGAATTCTCCGCCTGCCGACCGGCCTCATGAAGATCCGGGTCCACGGCGACTATCACCTGGGGCAGGTCCTTGCCACCGAGGACGATTTCGTGCTGATCGACTTCGAAGGCGAGCCCGAGCGCTCCCTGGCCGAAAGGCGCCGCAAGACCCTCGCCCTCCGCGACGTGGCGGGAATGGTCCGCTCCTTCCACTACGCCGCCCTCGCCCCCCTCTTCCTGCAAGGGGACGCCCGGGAGGGAAGGCTCGGGCGGCTGGCCGCCGCGGAGGGCTGGCGGCGGCGGGCGACTCGATCGTTCCTCGAAGGCTACTTCGCGACCGCAGACCGGGCGCCCTTCCTGCCCACCACGCCCACGGAGCGGGTCGCCCTCCTCGATTTCTTCGTCCTGGAAAAGGCGGTCTACGAAGTGGGCTACGAGCGGAACAACCGACCGGCCTGGGTGGAAATTCCGCTGCGTGGCATCGAAGAACTCTTGGAAAGCGGCCGGGAATCGGAGGAGAATGGGAACCCATGA
- a CDS encoding metal-dependent transcriptional regulator has product MKQGLAENAGTKGSSSLSHSQQDYLKQIFLLDDRPRGATTQLLADRIGVRPASVTGMLKKLAEEGLVERAPYRAVRLTETGRRIAVELVRHHRLLEVFLFRMLGYRWDEVHEEAEALEHVISERFEQRVAELLSHPERDPHGDPIPTSELNLEEDRHLAPLARLARGSRGTICRVTLQDQDALNLVEKLGLLPGTEIEIADTHPDGISLLVAGSRFLVPTLLASHLLVVIVPGTASPNPKPRGRDRTTGGR; this is encoded by the coding sequence ATGAAGCAAGGACTAGCGGAAAACGCCGGCACCAAAGGTTCGTCCAGCCTGAGCCACTCCCAGCAGGATTACTTGAAGCAGATTTTCCTTTTGGACGACAGGCCCCGGGGTGCCACTACCCAGCTCCTGGCGGACCGAATCGGGGTCCGGCCGGCGTCGGTCACCGGGATGCTCAAGAAGCTGGCCGAAGAGGGCCTGGTGGAACGGGCGCCCTATCGAGCGGTCCGCCTGACGGAGACGGGCCGGAGGATCGCGGTCGAGCTCGTCCGTCACCACCGGCTGCTCGAGGTTTTCCTCTTCCGCATGCTCGGCTACCGCTGGGACGAGGTCCACGAGGAAGCCGAGGCGCTCGAGCATGTGATCAGTGAGCGCTTCGAGCAGAGGGTGGCAGAGCTCCTCTCCCACCCCGAGCGGGATCCGCACGGCGACCCGATCCCGACCTCGGAGCTGAATCTGGAGGAAGACCGGCACCTTGCCCCGCTGGCCCGGCTGGCCCGGGGAAGCCGGGGGACCATTTGCCGGGTGACTCTCCAGGACCAGGATGCGCTCAACCTGGTGGAAAAGCTCGGCCTCCTTCCCGGAACGGAGATCGAGATCGCTGACACCCATCCCGATGGCATCTCGCTCCTGGTCGCCGGGAGCCGCTTCCTGGTCCCAACCCTCCTCGCCTCGCATCTCCTGGTCGTGATCGTCCCCGGTACTGCTTCTCCCAACCCGAAGCCGAGAGGAAGAGACCGGACGACAGGCGGCCGATGA
- a CDS encoding sugar phosphate isomerase/epimerase translates to MEIGLSTGVFYRKPIREVLSLIAQAGFEAVELWTGDPLRRTPFDWRDPEEVAAVRQQLGDLGLRTESFHAPYSAEADPSEPDPIRRQNTVALLTEAVRTAAAVGARTLVLHGSAAELSRMPEAERPARIASLRQALSLLHREARFHGVALAIETLLPHLLTADPHLLLELVEPYPKEEVGICFDTGHCFLWRSWPLERLYELLADRVIALHVNDNRGTSDDHLPPGQGAIDWLPWLAALRRSAFSGVFLLEAVLPPEMPDPLSGLAALRRLALALLGREPALAGSRG, encoded by the coding sequence ATGGAGATCGGGCTCTCGACCGGGGTCTTCTATCGCAAGCCGATCCGGGAAGTGCTTTCGCTGATCGCCCAGGCGGGCTTTGAGGCGGTCGAGCTCTGGACGGGAGATCCCCTCCGCCGCACCCCCTTCGACTGGCGCGATCCCGAAGAGGTCGCGGCCGTCCGGCAGCAGCTGGGGGATCTCGGCCTGCGGACGGAGAGCTTCCACGCTCCCTACTCGGCCGAGGCCGATCCCAGCGAGCCCGACCCGATTCGCCGGCAGAACACCGTCGCCCTGCTGACCGAAGCGGTGCGCACCGCGGCGGCCGTGGGGGCGCGAACCCTGGTGCTCCATGGCTCCGCCGCCGAGCTTTCCCGGATGCCGGAAGCGGAGCGCCCGGCGCGAATCGCCTCGTTACGGCAGGCTCTCTCCCTTCTCCACCGGGAAGCGCGCTTCCATGGTGTTGCCCTCGCCATCGAGACCCTCCTGCCCCATCTCCTGACCGCCGATCCCCATCTCCTGCTCGAGCTCGTCGAGCCCTATCCCAAGGAGGAGGTGGGAATCTGCTTCGACACGGGCCACTGCTTCTTGTGGCGGTCCTGGCCCTTGGAACGACTTTACGAGCTCCTCGCGGACCGAGTGATCGCTCTCCATGTCAACGACAATCGGGGGACCTCCGACGACCACCTTCCTCCCGGACAGGGGGCGATCGACTGGCTGCCCTGGCTCGCCGCATTGCGCCGGAGCGCCTTTTCCGGGGTCTTCCTGCTCGAGGCGGTTCTTCCGCCGGAGATGCCCGATCCGCTCTCCGGGCTGGCGGCGCTGCGACGGCTCGCCCTGGCTCTCCTCGGTCGGGAGCCGGCCTTGGCCGGGAGCCGAGGCTAG
- a CDS encoding Nramp family divalent metal transporter — MSNDPSGLRSRTQGETESAAFSARKGWDAWVRESAGTVLSGEATGRLDRFIPFLGPAFIAAIAYIDPGNYATNIESGTRYGYQLLWVVLWANLIALFAQGLSAKLGIATGKNLPECIREALPHPFLRIAYWLQAELMAIATDLAEFLGAALGFQILFGIPLGVGALLTGVLSFLMLGLRPGSFRYLEVLLTAFVGLIAACYALELFWIHPSPSASLRGLLVPSLPGTEGAYLAAGILGATVMPHAIYLHSALTQRRIPARRIEEKRKLIRLSFLDVSLAMALAGVINLAMLAMSAAAFAGSPPGEGNAILQAYRALSPMLGAFAAGAFALSLLASGLSSSAVGTLAGQVIMQGFVGFPIPIWVRRLVTMVPAVLVIASGIDTTKILVASQVILSFGIGFALIPLLLFTQSRRWMGPLRNSPGVRIAGWLLCAAVIGLNAFLLVRLLLPSFQ; from the coding sequence ATGAGCAACGATCCCTCTGGTCTTCGATCGCGGACGCAAGGGGAGACCGAGTCGGCGGCGTTTTCTGCCAGGAAGGGATGGGATGCCTGGGTCCGCGAGAGCGCCGGGACCGTTCTCTCGGGGGAGGCGACGGGGAGGCTCGACCGGTTCATTCCGTTCCTGGGACCCGCGTTCATCGCGGCGATCGCCTACATCGACCCCGGCAACTACGCGACTAACATCGAGAGCGGAACCCGCTACGGCTACCAGCTCCTCTGGGTGGTGCTCTGGGCGAACCTGATCGCGCTCTTTGCGCAAGGTCTCTCGGCCAAGCTCGGCATCGCCACCGGGAAGAACCTGCCCGAATGCATCCGGGAGGCGCTTCCCCACCCGTTCCTGCGGATCGCCTACTGGCTGCAAGCCGAGCTGATGGCGATCGCCACCGACCTGGCTGAGTTTCTCGGCGCAGCGCTCGGATTTCAGATCCTCTTTGGGATTCCGCTGGGGGTTGGCGCCCTCCTTACCGGCGTTCTCTCCTTCCTGATGCTCGGCTTGCGGCCCGGAAGCTTCCGCTATCTCGAAGTGCTTCTGACGGCCTTCGTAGGGTTGATCGCCGCCTGCTACGCCTTGGAGCTTTTCTGGATCCATCCCTCGCCCTCTGCAAGCCTTCGTGGCCTGCTCGTTCCCTCCCTGCCCGGCACCGAAGGAGCCTATTTGGCTGCGGGCATCCTCGGAGCCACCGTGATGCCGCATGCGATCTACCTCCATTCGGCGCTCACCCAAAGGCGAATTCCCGCCCGGAGAATCGAGGAGAAGCGGAAGCTGATCCGCCTCTCCTTCCTTGACGTCTCCCTGGCAATGGCGCTCGCCGGGGTGATCAACCTCGCCATGCTCGCGATGTCGGCGGCGGCCTTTGCGGGCTCCCCACCCGGCGAAGGGAACGCGATCCTCCAGGCCTACCGGGCCCTATCGCCCATGCTGGGCGCGTTCGCCGCGGGCGCCTTCGCGCTTTCGCTCCTCGCCTCCGGACTCTCCTCCTCTGCGGTGGGGACGCTCGCCGGTCAAGTCATCATGCAGGGCTTTGTCGGCTTCCCCATCCCGATCTGGGTCCGGCGGCTGGTCACGATGGTGCCGGCCGTCCTGGTCATCGCGTCGGGCATCGACACGACCAAGATCCTCGTCGCCTCCCAGGTGATCTTAAGCTTCGGCATCGGCTTCGCGCTCATCCCCCTCCTCCTCTTCACCCAGAGCCGCCGCTGGATGGGGCCGCTGCGAAACTCGCCTGGGGTGCGGATCGCTGGGTGGCTCCTCTGTGCCGCCGTCATCGGGCTCAACGCTTTTCTGCTTGTCCGGCTTCTGCTCCCCTCCTTCCAATAG
- a CDS encoding 4'-phosphopantetheinyl transferase superfamily protein, producing MADLPGSSVVRLFTARLSAFPPEGERGEDLPGRVRARRSEAFLRWLLSRFTGLAPERVPLERGRWGKPLLPESFALWFSLSHSGDRCVAAIARFPVGIDLEADLPRKDPLALARRFLLPEEAAVVAALPPEARTAAFLRIWTKKEAFLKGCGMGLFRSPRSFRFVPREGSPWETVDPAEPESTVWTVRSQTCDRGFLGALAVAHAAPEALALKSEEIPPRD from the coding sequence ATGGCCGATCTCCCTGGCTCCTCCGTCGTCCGGCTCTTCACCGCCCGGCTTTCCGCCTTTCCTCCGGAGGGTGAGAGAGGCGAAGATCTTCCGGGGCGCGTCAGAGCCCGGCGGAGCGAGGCCTTCTTGCGCTGGCTCCTCTCCCGGTTCACCGGGCTCGCTCCCGAGCGGGTTCCCCTGGAGCGCGGTCGGTGGGGAAAGCCTCTCCTCCCCGAATCCTTCGCCCTCTGGTTCAGCCTCTCCCACTCAGGCGACCGATGCGTCGCAGCCATCGCCCGCTTTCCGGTGGGCATCGACCTCGAAGCCGATCTGCCGCGGAAGGATCCCCTGGCGCTCGCCCGGCGGTTTCTTCTCCCCGAGGAGGCGGCGGTCGTTGCGGCGCTTCCTCCCGAAGCACGGACCGCAGCCTTCCTCCGGATCTGGACCAAGAAAGAAGCCTTCCTCAAGGGGTGCGGGATGGGCCTCTTCCGCTCCCCCCGCTCTTTCCGCTTCGTCCCGCGAGAAGGGTCGCCTTGGGAGACCGTCGATCCAGCCGAGCCGGAGAGCACGGTCTGGACGGTCCGAAGCCAGACCTGCGACCGGGGCTTTTTGGGGGCCCTTGCGGTGGCTCACGCCGCACCGGAGGCGCTCGCCCTGAAAAGCGAGGAGATCCCTCCCCGCGATTGA
- the glgB gene encoding 1,4-alpha-glucan branching protein GlgB — MREGETDRMAGRTAGEAAQASALGRKLPEVWGEADTFLFRQGNHARLHEKLGGHLLTWKGEKGAYFAVWAPNAEAVSLLGDFNGWEPDATPMTLREDGTGVWETFVPGLSSGTLYKYFIQSKHHGMTTIKSDPYAFLWEVPPRSASVLWDISYEWNDRPWMENRAERNAINAPWSIYEVHLGSWRRVPEEGHRCLTYREIAPQLAAHVKALGFTHVELLPIMEHPFSGSWGYQTIGYFAPTSRFGTPQDFMYFVEHLHQQGIGVILDWVPSHFATDGHGLGLFDGTHLYEHADPRQGFHPDWGSYIFNYGRNEVRAFLRSSARFWFEKYHVDAFRIDAVASMLYLDYSRRNGEWIPNRYGGNENLEAIAFLRGLSEQLYGEFSGIQLIAEESTAYPMVSRPAYMGGLGFGFKWNMGWMHDTLSYFSSDPIYRKYHQHCLTFSAWYAWHENFILPLSHDEVVHGKGSLIAKMPGDDWQKFANLRALFGYMFFFVGHKLLFMGGEFGQWSEWYHEVSLDWHLASEGRHHQLLQWVRSLNELYVRERALHEDNFTGHGFFWVDFSDAESSVISFVRRSKDGREQILCVFNLTPVPRTRYRVGVPVAGYWQEIANSDAREFGGSGMGNLGGREADWLPWQGQPHSLDLTLPPLSALAFKRAL; from the coding sequence ATGAGGGAAGGAGAAACCGATCGGATGGCTGGCAGAACGGCGGGAGAGGCCGCGCAGGCTTCGGCGCTTGGGAGGAAGCTTCCCGAGGTGTGGGGAGAGGCCGACACCTTTCTCTTCCGCCAGGGCAACCACGCGCGTCTCCACGAAAAGCTCGGAGGCCACCTGCTCACCTGGAAAGGAGAAAAGGGCGCCTACTTTGCCGTCTGGGCTCCCAATGCCGAGGCGGTCTCCCTGCTCGGCGATTTCAACGGCTGGGAGCCGGATGCCACCCCCATGACGCTCCGGGAGGACGGAACCGGCGTCTGGGAGACATTTGTCCCCGGGCTCTCGAGCGGGACCCTCTACAAGTACTTCATCCAATCGAAGCACCACGGGATGACCACGATCAAGAGCGATCCCTACGCCTTTCTCTGGGAAGTTCCTCCCCGGAGCGCCTCGGTGCTCTGGGACATCTCCTACGAGTGGAACGATCGCCCATGGATGGAGAACCGAGCGGAGCGGAACGCGATCAATGCTCCCTGGTCGATCTACGAGGTGCACCTGGGATCCTGGCGGCGGGTCCCGGAGGAGGGCCATCGCTGCCTCACCTACCGGGAGATTGCCCCACAGCTGGCCGCCCACGTCAAGGCCCTGGGCTTTACCCACGTCGAGCTCCTGCCGATCATGGAGCACCCCTTCTCGGGCTCCTGGGGCTACCAGACGATCGGCTACTTTGCGCCGACCAGCCGGTTTGGCACCCCGCAGGATTTCATGTATTTCGTCGAGCATCTCCACCAGCAGGGGATCGGGGTGATCCTCGACTGGGTCCCCTCCCACTTCGCCACCGACGGGCATGGCCTGGGGCTCTTCGACGGCACCCATCTCTACGAGCATGCCGACCCCCGCCAAGGGTTTCATCCCGACTGGGGGAGCTACATCTTCAACTACGGCCGCAACGAGGTCCGCGCCTTCCTGCGGAGCAGCGCCCGATTCTGGTTCGAGAAGTACCATGTGGATGCCTTCCGGATCGACGCGGTCGCCTCGATGCTCTACCTCGACTACTCCCGCCGGAACGGGGAGTGGATCCCCAACCGGTACGGGGGAAACGAAAACCTCGAGGCGATCGCCTTTCTCCGCGGCTTGAGCGAGCAGCTCTACGGGGAATTTTCCGGCATCCAGCTCATTGCCGAGGAGTCGACCGCCTACCCGATGGTGAGCCGCCCGGCCTACATGGGGGGGCTCGGCTTTGGCTTCAAGTGGAACATGGGGTGGATGCACGACACCCTCTCCTACTTCTCCTCCGATCCGATCTACCGGAAGTACCACCAGCACTGCCTCACCTTCAGCGCCTGGTATGCCTGGCATGAAAACTTCATCCTCCCTCTCTCCCATGACGAGGTTGTCCACGGGAAGGGCTCCCTCATCGCCAAGATGCCGGGAGATGACTGGCAGAAGTTCGCCAACCTGCGGGCGCTTTTTGGCTACATGTTCTTCTTCGTGGGCCACAAGCTGCTCTTCATGGGAGGGGAGTTCGGGCAGTGGAGCGAGTGGTACCACGAGGTGAGCCTCGACTGGCATCTCGCCTCCGAAGGGAGGCATCACCAGCTGCTCCAGTGGGTCCGCTCCCTCAACGAGCTCTATGTCCGGGAGCGGGCGCTCCATGAGGACAACTTCACCGGCCACGGCTTTTTCTGGGTGGACTTCAGCGACGCGGAGAGTAGCGTGATCAGCTTTGTCCGGAGATCGAAGGACGGACGGGAGCAGATCCTCTGCGTCTTCAACCTGACCCCGGTTCCCCGGACCCGATACCGGGTGGGCGTTCCCGTTGCCGGATATTGGCAAGAGATCGCGAATAGCGACGCACGTGAGTTCGGCGGCAGCGGCATGGGGAACTTGGGCGGCCGCGAGGCGGACTGGCTCCCGTGGCAAGGGCAGCCCCACTCGCTCGACCTGACGCTGCCCCCGCTTTCGGCGCTGGCCTTCAAGAGAGCGCTCTAA
- a CDS encoding HAMP domain-containing sensor histidine kinase, with the protein MFCSMRGRLILLLLLLVAATASAAILMIGLFSQSASARTAQAQAESGRACDAIAEGFAGLVAQLPKPSPQGAEPPFRAHLGELLRRALSDRPGIEGGIWQEGRGSLAYAYPTYPGERPKTDVPQAELPRIETVNRSSLSSHHLVVVRYATPSQILLVTATPLHGPVAGLTAWTMTRVFPFAGRSYRLLMAGLAILFANVFIAALLLSRFTVSWSHHVRRIESALQAHEVTDLPILPPTGERELDRIVSALNDAGARLSEARRKADRLARQMAAGERLAAIGRVSAGIAHEIRNPIAAMRLKAENALSGDASAKDGALHMILGQIDRLDALLRRLLAVTEREGLRREPVELEPFLASCASTLAELAKAKRVALVSSADVKEGSFDPAQLHRALDNLLRNAIEAAPEGSEVQLCARKRPDGLVFSVHDEGEGPPPSLREQLFEPFVTGRAGGTGLGLSIVREVASAHGGTARLVEEGAGTTFELVLPWPRS; encoded by the coding sequence ATGTTCTGCTCCATGCGGGGACGGCTGATTCTTCTTTTGCTCTTGCTCGTCGCGGCGACGGCGTCGGCGGCCATCCTGATGATCGGCCTCTTCAGCCAATCGGCTTCCGCACGGACCGCCCAAGCGCAGGCCGAAAGCGGCCGGGCCTGTGACGCGATCGCCGAGGGCTTTGCGGGCTTGGTCGCGCAGCTCCCAAAGCCCTCGCCTCAAGGGGCGGAACCGCCCTTCCGTGCGCACCTGGGCGAGCTCCTCCGGCGCGCCCTGTCCGACCGACCGGGGATCGAAGGGGGCATCTGGCAGGAGGGAAGGGGCTCCTTGGCCTATGCCTACCCGACCTATCCGGGCGAGCGGCCGAAGACCGACGTTCCGCAGGCCGAGCTGCCCCGGATCGAGACGGTCAATCGATCCTCTCTCAGTAGCCATCATTTGGTCGTCGTGCGCTATGCGACCCCTTCGCAAATCCTGCTGGTTACGGCTACCCCGCTCCACGGCCCCGTGGCGGGCTTGACCGCCTGGACGATGACGCGGGTCTTTCCCTTTGCCGGTCGAAGCTACCGGCTCCTGATGGCCGGCCTGGCGATCCTCTTCGCGAACGTCTTCATCGCGGCGCTCCTCCTCTCTCGCTTCACCGTGAGCTGGTCGCACCATGTCCGCCGGATCGAAAGCGCCCTCCAGGCCCACGAGGTCACCGATCTGCCAATCTTGCCTCCAACGGGGGAGCGGGAGCTCGACCGGATCGTCTCGGCTCTCAACGATGCGGGCGCCCGCCTCTCCGAGGCTCGAAGGAAGGCGGATCGCCTCGCCCGACAGATGGCGGCCGGCGAGCGGCTGGCGGCCATCGGGCGCGTCTCGGCGGGCATTGCGCACGAAATCCGCAACCCGATCGCTGCGATGCGGCTCAAGGCCGAAAACGCCTTGAGCGGCGACGCTTCGGCCAAGGATGGAGCCCTCCACATGATCCTGGGCCAGATCGATCGGCTCGATGCGCTCCTCCGCCGTCTCCTTGCGGTCACCGAGAGAGAAGGGCTCCGGCGGGAACCGGTCGAGCTCGAGCCCTTCCTCGCTTCCTGCGCCTCGACGCTTGCGGAACTTGCGAAGGCCAAGCGCGTGGCCCTCGTTTCCTCCGCCGATGTAAAGGAAGGCTCGTTCGATCCGGCACAGCTGCATCGCGCGCTCGACAACCTCCTGCGCAACGCGATCGAAGCCGCCCCGGAGGGGAGCGAGGTCCAGTTATGCGCCCGGAAGCGCCCGGACGGCCTGGTCTTTTCGGTTCACGACGAGGGCGAAGGCCCGCCGCCTTCCCTTCGCGAGCAGCTCTTCGAACCGTTCGTCACTGGCCGAGCGGGCGGAACGGGGCTTGGGCTCTCGATCGTCCGGGAGGTCGCATCCGCGCACGGGGGGACGGCGCGACTCGTCGAAGAGGGAGCGGGCACGACCTTTGAGCTGGTTCTTCCATGGCCACGATCCTGA